In Cyanobium sp. WAJ14-Wanaka, a single genomic region encodes these proteins:
- the grrA gene encoding GrrA/OscA1 family cyclophane-containing rSAM-modified RiPP, with protein sequence MATFPRSGLFSFLLLLAALAPAGAGAVTTPLEGDPGSVEARLRRISAALREQAPEQSEATTGEGQQADGRLAFVWGNGGGFRNGGFRNGGFGNGGFGNGGWGNGGFGNGGWGNGGFGNGGFLNGPLLRPGGFVNFW encoded by the coding sequence ATGGCGACCTTCCCACGATCTGGCCTCTTCAGTTTTCTGTTGCTGTTGGCTGCCCTGGCCCCAGCCGGCGCCGGTGCCGTCACTACACCTTTGGAGGGCGATCCTGGATCGGTGGAGGCCAGGTTGCGGCGCATCTCAGCAGCCTTGAGGGAGCAGGCGCCTGAACAATCGGAAGCGACCACTGGCGAAGGCCAGCAGGCCGACGGCAGGTTGGCTTTCGTGTGGGGCAATGGTGGCGGCTTCCGCAATGGGGGCTTCCGCAATGGTGGTTTTGGTAATGGGGGCTTCGGCAACGGCGGATGGGGTAACGGAGGTTTCGGTAATGGCGGCTGGGGCAATGGGGGCTTCGGCAACGGCGGCTTCTTGAACGGCCCGCTGCTGCGCCCCGGCGGCTTCGTCAACTTCTGGTGA
- the grrP gene encoding extracellular substrate binding-like orphan protein GrrP, with product MNLINPRPRRALLLAALTALLPLGTGGWAAASAETVLEQAAKTGEVLMVGPTNTPPLISVSAQGEPQGYAIDVARRIDRELQLALGSKVQIRFVPTDNGAEAVQAVSGGRAGLACGVPFSWEIEKLVDFSLPIGLSGLRLLTRSGTLDGSPASLAGRQVAVVYGSVGARTLAGLQPKAKAVTYPTLLQAVTALEQKKVDGVLGDTNLLAGLRQQRKLPGLKLVPDQPYLSYGLGCIVPENNSSLLNVVNVAIAKLFQGYLEGRPDAVATVDAWVGKQGALGVPPERIRVFFGSVLQGREGIILVTPSPAAPR from the coding sequence TTTGATCAACCCTCGCCCCAGGCGCGCCCTGTTGCTGGCAGCGCTAACGGCCTTGCTTCCCCTAGGTACGGGTGGATGGGCGGCAGCCTCCGCTGAAACCGTGCTGGAGCAGGCCGCTAAAACCGGTGAGGTGCTGATGGTGGGTCCCACCAATACGCCGCCCCTGATCAGTGTTAGTGCCCAGGGTGAACCCCAGGGTTACGCCATAGATGTGGCTCGCCGCATCGATCGCGAGCTCCAATTGGCCCTTGGCAGCAAGGTGCAAATTCGCTTTGTGCCCACCGACAACGGCGCCGAGGCGGTGCAGGCAGTGAGCGGTGGCCGGGCCGGTTTGGCCTGTGGCGTGCCCTTCAGCTGGGAGATCGAGAAGCTTGTCGATTTCTCCCTGCCGATCGGCCTATCTGGCCTGAGGCTGCTCACCCGCAGCGGCACCCTGGATGGTTCGCCAGCTTCCTTGGCCGGCCGGCAGGTTGCAGTGGTTTACGGGTCCGTGGGGGCCAGGACCCTGGCGGGTCTGCAGCCGAAGGCCAAGGCAGTCACTTACCCCACCCTGCTGCAGGCCGTTACGGCCCTGGAGCAAAAAAAAGTTGATGGGGTCCTGGGCGACACCAACCTGCTCGCCGGGCTCCGCCAGCAGCGCAAACTGCCCGGCTTGAAACTGGTGCCCGATCAGCCCTACCTCAGCTACGGCCTGGGCTGCATCGTGCCGGAGAACAACTCCTCCCTGCTCAACGTGGTCAACGTGGCCATTGCCAAGCTGTTCCAGGGTTACCTAGAGGGTCGTCCGGATGCGGTCGCGACCGTCGATGCCTGGGTCGGCAAGCAGGGCGCCTTGGGGGTGCCCCCGGAGCGCATTCGCGTTTTCTTTGGCTCCGTGCTTCAGGGCCGTGAAGGCATCATTTTGGTGACGCCTTCCCCCGCAGCTCCCCGCTGA